A window of Cryptomeria japonica chromosome 3, Sugi_1.0, whole genome shotgun sequence contains these coding sequences:
- the LOC131037320 gene encoding pentatricopeptide repeat-containing protein At3g24000, mitochondrial-like isoform X2 gives MQYTFCLIHTTLQTCIDKKTLSEGKKIHFHISDRIPTLATDTFLQNKIFSMHDKCGSVADARKVFNIITEPDGVSWNMIIAAYRRHRIPQEALTLFHQMQQMPVQPDQFTLSGYAQNGILDEALRLFNEMPQPNVVSWTAIIAGYAQNEFAERALEIIILSACAKLAAFEQGYVQNGLVNKAVEVYKQMQLASVMPDEATFASILPACAKLGALEQGKEFHQRIIKNGILWNLVTNALIYMYAKCGTMYKARQLFDNMSQSDVVSWNAMIEGYAMNGYTEDALKLFELMKHSGTKPDRVIDHTHKRKSSMQSWRNCRGR, from the exons ATGCAGTATACGTTCTGCTTAATACATACAACGTTGCAAACCTGCATTGACAAGAAAACCCTCTCAGAGGGTAAAAAAATCCACTTTCACATCAGTGACAGAATACCTACGCTTGCAACAGACACATTTCTACAGAATAAAATTTTCAGCATGCATGACAAGTGTGGAAGTGTTGCGGATGCTCGCAAAGTTTTCAACATAATAACTGAACCAGACGGAGTCTCATGGAATATGATAATTGCAGCTTACAGAAGGCATAGAATTCCTCAAGAGGCATTGACATTGTttcatcaaatgcaacaaatgcctGTTCAACCTGATCAGTTTACTCTCTCTG gatatgcacaaaatggtatTCTTGACGAGGCTTTGAGACTTTTCAACGAAATGCCTCAACCGAACGTGGTCTCGTGGACTGCAATCATTGCTGGCTATGCACAAAATGAGTTTGCTGAAAGAGCCTTGGAGATTATCATCCTCTCCGCTTGTGCCAAACTTGCAGCTTTCGAACAAG GATATGTACAAAATGGTCTTGTTAATAAAGCTGTGGAGGTTTATAAGCAAATGCAACTGGCAAGTGTGATGCCAGATGAAGCAACTTTTGCCAGCATCCTTCCTGCTTGTGCCAAACTGGGAGCCTTGGAACAGGGTAAGGAGTTTCATCAGAGAATAATAAAAAATGGGATCTTATGGAACCTGGTTACAAATGCTCTGatatacatgtatgcaaaatgtggtacTATGTACAAGGCACGTCAATTGTTTGATAACATGTCGCAGTCAGATGTAgtttcatggaatgcaatgattgaagGATATGCAATGAATGGCTATACTGAAGATGCCCTCAAACTCTTTGAACTAATGAAACACTCTGGAACCAAGCCTGATCGT GTGATAGATCACACCCACAAACGGAAGAGTTCTATGCAGAGTTGGAGAAATTGTCGTGGGAGATGA
- the LOC131037320 gene encoding pentatricopeptide repeat-containing protein At4g02750-like isoform X1, with amino-acid sequence MQYTFCLIHTTLQTCIDKKTLSEGKKIHFHISDRIPTLATDTFLQNKIFSMHDKCGSVADARKVFNIITEPDGVSWNMIIAAYRRHRIPQEALTLFHQMQQMPVQPDQFTLSGYAQNGILDEALRLFNEMPQPNVVSWTAIIAGYAQNEFAERALEIIILSACAKLAAFEQGYVQNGLVNKAVEVYKQMQLASVMPDEATFASILPACAKLGALEQGKEFHQRIIKNGILWNLVTNALIYMYAKCGTMYKARQLFDNMSQSDVVSWNAMIEGYAMNGYTEDALKLFELMKHSGTKPDRVSFFCVLFACSHAGIVHNRCEYFNCMSDSYSTMPTLDHHVCMVDLLARAGYLDETLNFIGTCFLRR; translated from the exons ATGCAGTATACGTTCTGCTTAATACATACAACGTTGCAAACCTGCATTGACAAGAAAACCCTCTCAGAGGGTAAAAAAATCCACTTTCACATCAGTGACAGAATACCTACGCTTGCAACAGACACATTTCTACAGAATAAAATTTTCAGCATGCATGACAAGTGTGGAAGTGTTGCGGATGCTCGCAAAGTTTTCAACATAATAACTGAACCAGACGGAGTCTCATGGAATATGATAATTGCAGCTTACAGAAGGCATAGAATTCCTCAAGAGGCATTGACATTGTttcatcaaatgcaacaaatgcctGTTCAACCTGATCAGTTTACTCTCTCTG gatatgcacaaaatggtatTCTTGACGAGGCTTTGAGACTTTTCAACGAAATGCCTCAACCGAACGTGGTCTCGTGGACTGCAATCATTGCTGGCTATGCACAAAATGAGTTTGCTGAAAGAGCCTTGGAGATTATCATCCTCTCCGCTTGTGCCAAACTTGCAGCTTTCGAACAAG GATATGTACAAAATGGTCTTGTTAATAAAGCTGTGGAGGTTTATAAGCAAATGCAACTGGCAAGTGTGATGCCAGATGAAGCAACTTTTGCCAGCATCCTTCCTGCTTGTGCCAAACTGGGAGCCTTGGAACAGGGTAAGGAGTTTCATCAGAGAATAATAAAAAATGGGATCTTATGGAACCTGGTTACAAATGCTCTGatatacatgtatgcaaaatgtggtacTATGTACAAGGCACGTCAATTGTTTGATAACATGTCGCAGTCAGATGTAgtttcatggaatgcaatgattgaagGATATGCAATGAATGGCTATACTGAAGATGCCCTCAAACTCTTTGAACTAATGAAACACTCTGGAACCAAGCCTGATCGTGTAAgctttttttgtgttttatttgcaTGCAGCCATGCAGGTATAGTGCATAACCGCTGTGAATACTTCAATTGCATGAGTGACTCTTATTCCACTATGCCTACACTAGATCATCATGTATGCATGGTAGACCTTCTTGCCCGTGCTGGCTATCTTGATGAAACTCTTAACTTCATTGGTACGTGCTTTTTGCGTAGGTGA